In Desulfoplanes formicivorans, a single genomic region encodes these proteins:
- a CDS encoding TRAP transporter small permease: MNMVKKFFTHFEENVCILFLGTMVMALTLQVFMRFVLSSSLAWTEELSRYSFIWSVYMGGVLAVKHGQHVRITAQFLLLPPKVRVLIRVFTDLLWMAANFFIAYQSGLVLQDAFAFPEVSPTLGIVKGYVEAMLPASFLLMNVRLVMQYWDLLKNNDLMSLAQIGGGEA; this comes from the coding sequence ATGAATATGGTCAAAAAGTTTTTTACGCATTTTGAAGAAAACGTGTGTATCCTGTTTCTGGGGACCATGGTCATGGCCCTTACCCTGCAAGTGTTCATGCGTTTCGTTCTCAGTTCGTCTCTGGCCTGGACCGAAGAACTGTCCCGTTACAGCTTTATCTGGTCCGTTTACATGGGTGGAGTGCTGGCGGTCAAACACGGCCAACACGTCCGGATCACGGCCCAGTTTCTGCTTCTTCCTCCCAAGGTCAGGGTCCTTATTCGCGTTTTCACGGATCTTTTGTGGATGGCAGCCAACTTTTTCATCGCCTATCAGTCCGGTCTGGTTCTTCAGGACGCTTTTGCCTTTCCCGAGGTTTCCCCCACCCTGGGCATTGTCAAAGGGTATGTGGAGGCTATGCTTCCGGCCAGCTTCCTGCTCATGAATGTGCGTCTGGTCATGCAGTACTGGGATCTGCTCAAAAACAATGATCTGATGAGCCTGGCACAAATCGGTGGAGGTGAGGCATAA